Within the Thermus aquaticus genome, the region CCAAAGCCAGAAGGGGAGCCAGCCCAAGCCCACCCCCAGGGCCAGGAAGCCAAAAAGGCCGAAGCCCCCCCCCGCCCGCAGATGGGTGGCCCGCCATACCCCGGGGTCCTCGAGGGTCCAAGGGGTGCGCACCCCGGCCAGGTAGTTGGGG harbors:
- a CDS encoding SdpI family protein; translated protein: PNYLAGVRTPWTLEDPGVWRATHLRAGGGFGLFGFLALGVGLGWLPFWLWALALALGSLDLVLFAYRAWRRRNPGP